In Deltaproteobacteria bacterium, a single genomic region encodes these proteins:
- a CDS encoding amidohydrolase, whose protein sequence is MWKTFKVIDADGHMHEPQYLWERYVEPKFRDQVPKVAYMDGNFMVYEPDGKFITKSEFQSAHVESARRAFEEKYGEAYRQWWSPQIRLSDMDKYGWDIQVLLPSGNNGNFAYRIALKDLQLGAAMCRAYNNWCHDYCSTDPKRLKFVAVLPGSDVGEMVKEARRAVEELGAVSVRNPYLPEGKWLHEPEYDAMWNLASELDFPIAVHGENRQRRFQPFRELEGNRKDDTQLALRGLNHALGFPCDNMTTLGHFIFAGVLERFPKLRLAILESNAGWLPFWLGRMDDHTHGRNSVMGKSENLTLRPTEYFMRQCMVSCDSDERTLKHVVEEMNGENIVWNTDYPHPDAIEPERALPDFDAQPISSEAKRKILWDNSVKLYGPRLVG, encoded by the coding sequence ATGTGGAAAACTTTTAAAGTCATCGACGCCGACGGCCACATGCACGAACCGCAGTATCTTTGGGAGCGCTACGTCGAGCCCAAGTTCCGCGATCAGGTGCCGAAGGTTGCGTATATGGACGGCAACTTCATGGTTTACGAGCCCGATGGCAAGTTCATCACCAAGAGCGAATTCCAGTCGGCGCACGTCGAAAGTGCGCGGCGCGCCTTTGAAGAAAAGTATGGCGAGGCATATCGCCAATGGTGGTCGCCGCAGATTCGGCTCAGCGACATGGACAAGTACGGTTGGGACATTCAGGTGCTCCTGCCGAGCGGTAACAACGGCAACTTCGCCTACCGTATCGCGCTCAAAGATCTTCAACTCGGCGCCGCCATGTGTCGCGCGTATAACAACTGGTGCCACGACTATTGCAGCACCGATCCCAAACGGCTGAAGTTCGTCGCCGTGTTGCCGGGCTCGGATGTCGGCGAGATGGTCAAGGAAGCGCGCCGCGCCGTCGAGGAGTTAGGCGCGGTATCGGTGCGCAACCCTTATTTGCCGGAAGGCAAATGGCTGCACGAACCCGAGTACGACGCCATGTGGAACCTGGCCTCCGAGCTGGACTTCCCCATCGCCGTCCACGGCGAGAATCGCCAGCGCCGCTTTCAACCGTTCCGCGAACTCGAAGGCAATCGCAAAGACGACACCCAGCTGGCGCTCCGCGGTTTGAATCATGCGCTCGGTTTTCCCTGCGACAACATGACCACCCTCGGCCACTTTATTTTTGCCGGCGTGTTGGAACGCTTTCCCAAACTGCGGCTGGCCATTCTCGAATCGAACGCCGGCTGGCTGCCCTTCTGGCTCGGCCGCATGGACGACCACACCCATGGCCGCAACAGCGTCATGGGCAAGTCGGAAAATTTGACACTGCGGCCGACGGAATATTTCATGCGCCAGTGCATGGTTTCCTGCGACAGCGACGAACGCACGCTCAAGCACGTCGTCGAAGAAATGAACGGCGAGAACATCGTCTGGAACACCGACTACCCGCACCCCGACGCCATTGAGCCCGAACGCGCGCTGCCGGACTTCGACGCCCAGCCGATTTCCAGCGAAGCCAAACGAAAAATCCTCTGGGACAACTCGGTAAAACTCTACGGCCCGCGGCTTGTCGGTTAG